A genomic segment from Myxococcota bacterium encodes:
- a CDS encoding PilZ domain-containing protein, giving the protein MSADVQHVFREYIRLDRKRQGEALSIAEHERWAVLKRRLNVHFQPDLPSHHADARGSVRVPVRLALHFERFDELGGSLMTNLSRGGLFIATTSPLPIGERLLLDVVVDDGGRTGPVVAFRARAEVASHDTGADLQGRRRGMGVRFVDVDEVQRKAIDDLYERAAAHAVGIRPRR; this is encoded by the coding sequence GTGAGCGCCGACGTCCAGCACGTGTTCCGCGAGTACATCCGGCTCGACCGCAAGCGGCAGGGCGAGGCGCTCTCGATCGCCGAGCACGAGCGGTGGGCCGTCCTCAAGCGCCGGCTCAACGTGCACTTCCAGCCCGATCTCCCCTCCCACCACGCCGATGCCCGCGGCTCCGTGCGCGTTCCCGTGCGGCTCGCCCTGCACTTCGAGCGCTTCGACGAGCTCGGCGGGAGCCTGATGACCAACCTCTCGCGCGGCGGGCTCTTCATCGCGACGACGAGCCCGCTGCCGATCGGCGAGCGCCTCCTGCTCGACGTCGTCGTCGACGACGGCGGTCGCACGGGGCCCGTGGTCGCCTTCCGCGCGCGCGCCGAGGTCGCCTCGCACGACACCGGCGCCGACCTGCAGGGGCGGCGGCGCGGGATGGGCGTGCGCTTCGTCGACGTCGACGAGGTGCAGCGCAAGGCGATCGACGACCTGTACGAGCGCGCCGCCGCGCACGCCGTCGGCATCCGACCGCGTCGTTAG
- a CDS encoding alanine racemase, which produces MDAIRSVHDLPTPALVVEREALEHNLDAMARALPGARLRPHVKAHKCTAIAALQRARGHAGFTCATVREMEGLARAGLGDDLLLANEVVDARQMRRLGALVEAGARVTVAIDSPQTIDAAVRGGVREAVVDVNVGMPRCGCAPGAAGALADAARRAGLSVRGVMGYEGHAVGIDERARREELCAASMALLAAAHADVGGELVSAGGTGTFDCNGVATEIQAGSYALMDTAYGKLDLPFRQALFGLATVVSVAPGDAWAVLDFGLKGLGMDHGNPQVAGAKVWFCSDEHTTLAGDGREPAFAIGERVRLVPAHVDPTVAYHEALWLVDGERVLDRFEVDLRGW; this is translated from the coding sequence ATGGACGCGATCCGCAGCGTGCACGACCTCCCGACGCCCGCGCTCGTCGTCGAGCGCGAAGCGCTCGAGCACAACCTCGACGCCATGGCGCGCGCGCTCCCGGGCGCGCGGCTGCGTCCGCACGTGAAGGCGCACAAGTGCACGGCGATCGCGGCCCTCCAGCGCGCGCGCGGCCACGCGGGCTTCACGTGCGCGACGGTGCGCGAGATGGAGGGCCTCGCGCGCGCGGGCCTCGGCGACGACCTGCTGCTCGCCAACGAGGTCGTCGACGCGCGGCAGATGCGGCGCCTCGGTGCACTGGTCGAGGCGGGGGCGCGCGTCACCGTCGCGATCGACTCGCCGCAGACGATCGACGCGGCCGTTCGCGGCGGCGTGCGCGAGGCCGTCGTCGACGTGAACGTCGGCATGCCGCGCTGCGGGTGCGCGCCCGGGGCGGCGGGCGCGCTCGCGGACGCCGCGCGCCGCGCCGGGCTCTCGGTGCGCGGCGTGATGGGCTACGAGGGCCACGCGGTCGGCATCGACGAGCGCGCGCGCCGCGAGGAGCTGTGCGCCGCGTCGATGGCGCTGCTCGCGGCCGCGCACGCCGACGTCGGCGGCGAGCTCGTGTCCGCGGGAGGCACGGGCACGTTCGACTGCAACGGCGTCGCGACCGAGATCCAGGCGGGCTCGTACGCGCTGATGGACACGGCGTACGGGAAGCTCGACCTGCCGTTCCGTCAGGCGCTCTTCGGGCTCGCGACCGTCGTGTCCGTCGCGCCGGGCGACGCCTGGGCGGTGCTCGACTTCGGGCTCAAGGGGCTCGGGATGGATCACGGAAATCCGCAGGTGGCAGGCGCGAAGGTCTGGTTCTGCTCGGACGAGCACACGACGCTCGCCGGCGACGGGCGCGAGCCCGCGTTCGCGATCGGCGAGCGCGTGCGGCTCGTTCCCGCGCACGTCGACCCGACGGTCGCCTATCACGAGGCGCTGTGGCTCGTCGACGGCGAGCGCGTGCTCGACCGGTTCGAGGTGGACCTGCGCGGCTGGTGA